A DNA window from Fodinibius sp. Rm-B-1B1-1 contains the following coding sequences:
- a CDS encoding PspA/IM30 family protein, translating to MFKRFIRAIKSLFGGFVSSMEDPKLILEQNIRDLNDQIPQMNENIATVKANKIMLQKEVDKLEKKIKDLTAKIKSAIQADRDDIAEGYAMQLEKAKENLSTSKEQLKFAEQAYEKALKVKKAFMREKDRKIQEAKEAMRASERAEWQGRIADALEQFETGGLDQTHDEMVNRLNEQTAKNEARMELALDSIDTETMEIEANAEKLRAHELVEQFKSEMGKTTASEKEKSVGSSDGEGEIDIDEKSSEKQSDKTIGSKERSKS from the coding sequence ATGTTTAAACGATTCATTCGTGCAATTAAGTCGCTATTTGGTGGGTTTGTCAGTTCCATGGAAGATCCTAAACTTATTTTAGAGCAGAATATCCGGGATCTTAATGATCAAATTCCCCAGATGAATGAGAATATTGCCACGGTTAAGGCAAATAAAATAATGCTCCAGAAAGAGGTAGATAAGCTGGAGAAAAAGATCAAGGATTTAACGGCAAAAATTAAATCTGCTATTCAGGCTGACCGGGATGATATCGCCGAAGGGTATGCCATGCAGCTTGAGAAGGCCAAAGAAAATCTTTCTACTTCTAAAGAGCAGTTGAAGTTTGCTGAGCAGGCGTATGAAAAGGCGCTGAAAGTGAAGAAGGCGTTTATGCGTGAAAAAGATCGTAAGATCCAAGAAGCTAAAGAAGCTATGCGTGCCAGTGAACGGGCCGAGTGGCAGGGCAGGATTGCCGATGCGCTTGAGCAGTTTGAAACAGGAGGGTTAGATCAGACGCATGACGAGATGGTGAATCGGCTAAATGAGCAAACGGCCAAAAATGAAGCTCGTATGGAGCTGGCGCTTGATAGTATTGATACTGAAACGATGGAAATTGAGGCTAATGCTGAAAAACTACGTGCTCATGAATTGGTTGAGCAATTTAAATCCGAAATGGGCAAAACAACGGCATCAGAAAAAGAAAAGAGCGTAGGTTCTTCTGATGGTGAGGGGGAAATCGATATTGATGAAAAATCCTCCGAAAAGCAATCCGATAAAACCATTGGTAGCAAGGAGCGTTCTAAATCTTAA